A single Gammaproteobacteria bacterium DNA region contains:
- a CDS encoding FTR1 family protein yields the protein MFPTFMITFREGLEAFLIVAISATYLIQTGRRPLLRAINWGVVTAVLMSVTLGIVLAHIGGMTPIWEGYLALLASVLVVSCTVHMLRHGKRMKKEITNRLQSMSANTTLAAAIGVFVFILLMVGREGIETATMLAALIAEGDTVHMVAGGLMGVLCAATMAWAWSRYGHRVNLSRFFRVTAIFMVLFSIQLVIYAFHEFSEAQALPFLDNHYWHNLSEPYGPEGRYGEWLSYSLAFVPGIYLLFTWLKDRMALHAPPPRVPSDHRAAA from the coding sequence GTGTTTCCAACGTTCATGATCACCTTCCGCGAAGGCTTGGAGGCCTTCCTGATCGTCGCCATCAGCGCGACCTATCTCATTCAGACCGGCCGCCGGCCACTGTTACGGGCCATCAATTGGGGGGTGGTCACCGCCGTGTTGATGAGCGTGACACTGGGGATTGTACTGGCCCACATCGGCGGCATGACACCCATCTGGGAGGGGTATCTGGCGTTGCTGGCGTCGGTATTGGTCGTCTCCTGCACGGTGCACATGCTGCGGCATGGGAAGCGCATGAAGAAGGAGATCACCAACCGTTTGCAGAGCATGAGCGCAAATACCACCCTTGCCGCGGCGATCGGGGTCTTCGTCTTCATCCTGCTCATGGTCGGACGTGAAGGGATTGAGACCGCCACGATGCTGGCGGCGTTGATCGCCGAGGGCGACACCGTGCACATGGTGGCCGGTGGGTTGATGGGGGTCCTGTGCGCGGCAACGATGGCCTGGGCCTGGTCGCGTTATGGCCATCGCGTCAATCTGTCGCGTTTTTTCAGGGTGACGGCGATTTTCATGGTGCTGTTCTCCATTCAACTGGTGATCTACGCCTTCCATGAATTCAGCGAGGCGCAGGCCCTGCCCTTCCTCGACAATCATTACTGGCACAACCTTTCAGAGCCGTATGGCCCAGAGGGGCGCTATGGCGAGTGGCTGTCGTACAGCCTGGCATTCGTGCCTGGAATTTATCTGCTGTTCACCTGGCTCAAGGATCGAATGGCGCTCCACGCCCCCCCGCCGCGGGTTCCATCTGATCATCGCGCTGCCGCCTGA
- the dnaX gene encoding DNA polymerase III subunit gamma/tau yields the protein MSYQVLARKWRPRRFEDMVGQQHVLQALINALDQNRLHHAYLFTGTRGVGKTTLARILAKSLNCEQGVSSRPCGQCSACREIDEGRFVDLIEVDAASRTKVDETRELLENVVYAPTRGRYKVYLIDEVHMFSNHSFNALLKTLEEPPPHIKFLLATTDPKKLPVTILSRCLQFNLKRLTVAQIEAQLEKILTQEGIANDKTARHLIAEAADGSLRDALSLLDQAISYGGGALREQEVATMLGAIDRRQVHELLRLLAEHDAPGALALTARVAETSTDFSSVLVEMLSLLQRVAVVQALGASGTAADVEDDPQVQELARRLSPEDTQLYYQIAMVGRRDLPLAPDPHGGFDMVLLRMLTFQLRPGARTHASPASSPASKTSETPAPPSPAFESAPAAARAEPAGEWQEMINELGLNGLVRELAAHCVFLGIDGEQFRLALLPAQAHQRNPRIESRLEQAIQDRYGKHLKLVLSVQSLAAIETPAQQRDRREQEAQAAAAAAIESDPNVKALREKFGAVVENATPQRSGA from the coding sequence ATGAGCTATCAGGTTCTGGCCAGAAAATGGCGGCCCCGCCGCTTCGAGGACATGGTGGGGCAGCAGCATGTCCTGCAGGCGCTCATCAACGCCCTCGATCAAAACCGCCTGCATCACGCCTATCTCTTCACCGGCACGCGCGGCGTGGGCAAGACCACCCTGGCGCGCATCCTGGCCAAATCGCTCAACTGCGAGCAGGGCGTGAGTTCGCGTCCCTGTGGCCAATGCTCCGCCTGCCGTGAGATCGACGAGGGCCGCTTCGTGGATCTGATCGAAGTCGATGCCGCCTCGCGCACCAAGGTGGACGAGACCCGTGAGCTGTTGGAGAACGTCGTTTATGCGCCGACGCGCGGGCGCTACAAGGTGTACCTCATCGACGAGGTGCACATGTTCTCCAATCACAGTTTCAACGCGCTGCTGAAGACGCTGGAGGAGCCGCCGCCGCACATCAAATTCCTGCTGGCGACGACCGATCCAAAAAAACTGCCGGTAACGATCCTATCGCGCTGCCTGCAATTCAATTTGAAGCGCCTGACGGTGGCGCAGATCGAGGCGCAGTTGGAAAAAATATTGACGCAGGAGGGCATCGCGAACGACAAGACGGCGCGCCATCTGATCGCGGAGGCGGCGGACGGCAGCCTGCGCGACGCGTTGAGCCTGCTGGATCAGGCCATCTCCTACGGCGGCGGCGCGTTGCGCGAGCAGGAGGTCGCAACCATGCTGGGCGCCATCGATCGCCGGCAGGTCCATGAATTGCTGCGCCTGCTCGCCGAGCATGACGCCCCTGGCGCGCTGGCGCTGACCGCGCGCGTGGCGGAAACCAGCACGGATTTCTCCAGTGTGCTCGTGGAGATGCTGAGCCTGCTGCAGCGCGTGGCCGTGGTGCAGGCGCTGGGCGCGTCAGGGACGGCGGCCGACGTGGAGGATGATCCGCAGGTGCAGGAACTGGCCCGGAGACTCTCGCCCGAGGATACGCAACTTTATTACCAAATCGCCATGGTGGGCCGGCGTGATCTGCCGCTGGCGCCCGATCCGCATGGTGGTTTTGACATGGTGCTTTTGCGCATGCTGACCTTCCAGTTGCGGCCTGGTGCGCGAACCCATGCCAGTCCGGCGTCGTCCCCCGCTTCAAAAACTTCAGAAACTCCGGCTCCTCCATCGCCGGCGTTTGAGAGCGCGCCGGCCGCAGCCCGCGCGGAGCCGGCGGGAGAGTGGCAGGAAATGATCAACGAACTGGGATTGAATGGGCTGGTCCGCGAACTCGCGGCGCATTGCGTTTTTTTGGGGATCGACGGCGAGCAATTCCGCCTGGCGCTGCTGCCGGCACAGGCGCATCAGCGCAACCCCCGGATTGAATCGCGGCTGGAACAGGCCATACAGGATCGCTATGGCAAACATCTGAAGCTGGTGCTGTCGGTTCAGAGCCTGGCTGCGATTGAAACGCCGGCGCAGCAACGTGATCGCCGTGAGCAGGAGGCGCAGGCCGCCGCCGCCGCCGCCATCGAAAGCGACCCCAACGTCAAGGCGCTGCGGGAAAAGTTCGGTGCGGTGGTGGAGAACGCCACGCCGCAGCGCTCCGGGGCTTGA
- a CDS encoding YbaB/EbfC family nucleoid-associated protein, producing MTMKGALGNLMKQAQQMQENLQKAQEEIARMEVIGESGAGMVKVTMTGRHDVRRVEIDPALLKDDRGMLEDLIAAAVNDAVRRVEQASQQRLSGLTTGLNLPPGMKLPF from the coding sequence ATGACGATGAAAGGTGCCTTGGGAAATTTGATGAAGCAGGCGCAGCAGATGCAGGAGAATCTGCAAAAAGCGCAGGAGGAGATCGCACGCATGGAGGTCATCGGCGAATCGGGCGCCGGCATGGTCAAGGTGACAATGACCGGCCGGCACGACGTGCGCCGGGTGGAAATCGATCCTGCGTTGCTCAAGGATGACAGGGGCATGCTGGAGGACTTGATCGCCGCCGCCGTCAACGACGCCGTGCGGCGCGTGGAACAGGCAAGCCAGCAGCGGCTGAGCGGGCTGACGACGGGGTTGAATCTACCGCCGGGCATGAAACTTCCTTTTTAA
- the recR gene encoding recombination mediator RecR, whose product MKDVPLLEQLIAALRCLPGVGQKTAQRMAFHLLERDRPAGRTLASTLAAAMEKIGNCSRCRNFNETPLCRLCAGDKRDPSLLCVVESPADVASIEQAADYRGLYFVLMGKLSPLDGVRPEDLGMEQLNERLGEGTVNEVILATSATMEGEATAHYISQMARSHGVRATRIAHGIPLGGELGYIDGGTLSHAISSRRDI is encoded by the coding sequence GTGAAGGACGTTCCACTATTGGAGCAGTTGATCGCCGCGTTACGCTGCCTGCCCGGCGTCGGGCAGAAGACGGCGCAACGCATGGCGTTTCACTTGCTGGAGCGTGACCGGCCCGCCGGTCGTACGCTGGCAAGCACGCTGGCAGCGGCGATGGAAAAGATCGGCAACTGCAGCCGCTGCCGCAACTTCAATGAAACCCCGCTGTGCCGCTTGTGCGCGGGCGACAAACGCGATCCATCACTTCTGTGCGTGGTCGAAAGTCCGGCGGACGTGGCCAGTATCGAACAGGCGGCGGATTACCGCGGCCTGTATTTCGTCCTGATGGGCAAGCTCTCGCCGCTGGACGGCGTGCGGCCGGAAGACCTGGGCATGGAACAACTCAATGAACGTCTCGGCGAAGGCACCGTTAACGAAGTCATCCTCGCCACCAGCGCCACCATGGAGGGCGAGGCCACCGCGCACTACATCAGCCAGATGGCGCGCAGTCACGGCGTCCGCGCCACCCGCATTGCGCACGGTATTCCGTTGGGCGGCGAGCTCGGCTACATCGATGGCGGCACGCTGTCACACGCCATCTCCAGCCGCCGCGACATATAG
- a CDS encoding M48 family metallopeptidase gives MNTFSLIFISALGLHWVVQLWLDRRQIRRILAHRDRVPPAFETFIPLAAHQKAADYNVARIRFGMIESTIGVLLLLAWTLGGGLNLLDQFWRGWLHSPLALGVAFLLSAFLLMALLDLPASIYRTFVIEQRFGFNRTTPVTFIGDMLKSAILLLILGGPFAAGVLWLMQLAGAWWWLKVWALWMGFNLLMQWAYPAIIAPLFNRFSPLADLGLVQRIEALLRRTGFTSDGVFVMDGSKRSSHGNAYFTGFGRHKRIVFFDTLLKELAPEEIEAVLAHELGHFRRRHVIKRLLLMAALSLAGLAILGWLIVQPWFYAGVGISQSSAHAALMIFLLISPHFTFLLQPLGAWMSRRHEFEADDYAIEQSDGRALVRALVKLYRENANTLTPDPLYSAYHDSHPPAPLRVAYLQRRLNPSTA, from the coding sequence ATGAATACATTTTCGTTAATTTTCATCAGCGCGCTGGGCCTGCACTGGGTGGTGCAACTGTGGCTGGACCGCCGCCAGATCCGGCGCATTCTCGCCCATCGCGACCGCGTGCCACCGGCCTTCGAAACCTTCATCCCGCTGGCCGCCCACCAGAAGGCCGCTGATTATAACGTCGCCCGCATCCGCTTCGGCATGATCGAGTCCACCATCGGCGTCCTGCTGCTGCTGGCCTGGACGCTCGGCGGCGGCCTCAACCTGCTTGATCAATTCTGGCGCGGTTGGTTGCATTCACCACTCGCGCTGGGCGTCGCCTTCCTGCTCTCGGCCTTCCTGCTCATGGCCCTGCTCGATCTGCCGGCGTCGATCTACCGCACCTTTGTAATCGAACAGCGCTTCGGTTTCAATCGCACCACGCCGGTCACCTTCATCGGCGATATGCTCAAGAGCGCCATATTGCTGCTGATCCTGGGCGGGCCGTTCGCCGCGGGGGTGCTGTGGTTGATGCAGCTGGCCGGCGCCTGGTGGTGGCTCAAAGTCTGGGCCTTGTGGATGGGATTCAATCTGCTCATGCAGTGGGCATATCCCGCAATAATCGCGCCCTTGTTCAACCGTTTCAGTCCGCTTGCCGACCTGGGGCTGGTGCAACGCATTGAGGCGCTGCTCCGTCGCACCGGATTCACCTCCGACGGGGTGTTCGTGATGGACGGCTCCAAACGCTCCAGCCACGGCAACGCTTACTTCACCGGCTTCGGACGCCACAAGCGCATCGTGTTTTTCGACACGCTGCTCAAGGAACTGGCTCCGGAGGAAATAGAGGCGGTGCTGGCGCACGAACTGGGCCACTTCCGCCGCCGCCACGTCATCAAGCGTCTGTTGCTGATGGCGGCGCTCAGCCTGGCGGGACTGGCCATCCTGGGCTGGCTGATTGTGCAGCCGTGGTTTTACGCCGGCGTGGGGATATCGCAATCTTCCGCGCACGCCGCGTTGATGATCTTCCTGCTCATCAGCCCGCACTTCACGTTCCTGCTGCAACCGCTCGGCGCCTGGATGTCGCGGCGGCATGAGTTTGAGGCTGATGATTATGCAATTGAACAAAGCGACGGCCGCGCGCTGGTGCGGGCGCTGGTGAAGCTGTACCGGGAGAATGCCAATACGCTGACGCCGGACCCGCTCTACTCCGCCTATCACGACTCGCATCCGCCGGCGCCGTTGCGCGTCGCCTATCTGCAGCGCCGCCTTAATCCATCGACGGCGTGA
- the orn gene encoding oligoribonuclease produces MAASAGNLIWIDLEMTGLNPDRDYIIEIATLVTDAQLNIIAEGPVIAIHQDDTVLNAMDAWNTAQHNKSGLVKRVRESALREADAEQQTLAFLSQHALPNTSPMCGNSICQDRRFLHRHMPALEKFFHYRNLDVSTIKILAKHWAPAMPAFEKESVHLALDDIRDSVAELKHYRTHFFKC; encoded by the coding sequence ATGGCGGCGTCTGCCGGCAATTTAATCTGGATCGATCTGGAGATGACCGGTCTTAATCCGGATCGGGATTATATCATCGAGATCGCCACGCTCGTGACCGACGCGCAGTTGAACATCATCGCCGAGGGACCGGTCATCGCGATCCATCAGGATGACACGGTGCTGAATGCCATGGACGCCTGGAACACGGCGCAACACAACAAATCCGGACTGGTCAAGCGCGTGCGCGAGAGCGCGTTGCGCGAAGCCGATGCCGAGCAGCAGACACTGGCGTTCCTGAGCCAGCACGCGCTGCCCAATACCTCACCCATGTGCGGCAACAGCATCTGCCAGGATCGGCGCTTTCTCCACCGCCACATGCCCGCGCTGGAAAAATTTTTCCATTACCGCAATCTCGACGTCAGCACCATCAAGATCCTGGCCAAGCATTGGGCGCCGGCCATGCCGGCCTTCGAGAAGGAATCCGTGCATCTGGCGCTGGACGACATTCGGGATTCGGTCGCGGAACTCAAACACTACCGTACACATTTCTTCAAATGTTGA
- a CDS encoding NAD(P)H-hydrate dehydratase, translating to MAANDPVLPRALYRAAQVRELDHAAIEKHKIPGGALMERAGEAAFAVLCQLWPGAKRILVCSGAGQNGGDGFVVARLAQTAGLQATVAVIGKPKSIRGDALANLECLRKTKVSMTEWKPELLNDADVIVDALLGTGLDRPVSGRMAEVITAINACGKPVLAVDVPSGLNADTGQPRGAAIQAQATVTFVGMKAGLLTGSGPDYCGRINFADLGIPAAVYDAVPPAVTRISRSDGVHHLPRRARASHKGHFGHVLVIGGDHGYAGAVRMAAEAAGRIGSGLVSVATQPAHAPMISAARPEIMAHGVADRRALGPLLKNATVIALGPGLGQSDWAQDLLGAALEQKLPLVVDADALNLIALDPITRTDWVLTPHPGEAARLLRTDTAAVQADRYAAAQAVRERYGGVCVLKGCGTIVATPDGLHVCDAGNPGMASGGMGDVLTGVIAGLLAQGLSISDAARHGVCVHAEAADQAAAQGGERGMLATDLMTWLRRLVN from the coding sequence ATGGCTGCCAATGATCCGGTGTTGCCACGCGCGCTGTATCGCGCAGCGCAGGTGCGCGAACTGGATCATGCCGCGATTGAAAAACACAAAATCCCGGGCGGCGCGCTGATGGAGCGCGCCGGCGAGGCGGCATTTGCCGTTCTGTGCCAACTCTGGCCGGGAGCGAAACGGATATTGGTGTGCAGCGGTGCCGGCCAAAACGGCGGCGACGGCTTCGTCGTGGCGCGCCTGGCGCAGACCGCGGGATTGCAGGCCACGGTGGCCGTGATCGGCAAACCCAAAAGCATCCGAGGCGACGCACTGGCCAACCTTGAGTGCCTGCGCAAGACGAAGGTTTCAATGACCGAATGGAAACCGGAGCTGTTGAACGATGCCGATGTAATAGTAGACGCATTGTTGGGCACGGGGCTGGATAGACCTGTTTCCGGCCGCATGGCGGAGGTGATTACGGCGATCAACGCCTGCGGGAAGCCCGTGCTGGCCGTCGATGTGCCGTCAGGTTTGAACGCCGACACCGGCCAGCCGCGGGGCGCGGCGATCCAGGCGCAGGCGACGGTGACTTTCGTCGGCATGAAGGCGGGATTGCTGACCGGCAGCGGGCCGGATTACTGCGGGCGCATTAATTTTGCCGATCTCGGTATTCCGGCGGCGGTGTACGACGCCGTACCACCGGCTGTCACGCGAATCAGCCGTTCCGATGGCGTGCATCATCTCCCGCGCCGGGCGCGCGCCAGCCACAAGGGGCATTTCGGCCATGTGCTGGTGATCGGCGGCGATCATGGCTACGCCGGCGCCGTGCGCATGGCAGCCGAGGCCGCGGGTCGTATCGGCAGCGGTTTGGTGAGCGTGGCCACCCAGCCTGCGCATGCCCCCATGATCAGCGCGGCGCGGCCGGAGATCATGGCGCACGGTGTCGCGGATCGGCGCGCACTGGGGCCGCTCCTCAAGAATGCAACTGTGATCGCCCTGGGTCCCGGTTTGGGACAATCGGACTGGGCGCAGGATTTGCTGGGCGCGGCGCTGGAGCAGAAATTACCGCTGGTGGTCGACGCCGATGCGCTCAATTTAATCGCACTCGATCCCATCACGCGCACCGACTGGGTGCTGACGCCGCATCCCGGCGAGGCCGCCCGTCTGCTGCGCACCGACACGGCGGCGGTGCAGGCCGATCGCTATGCCGCCGCCCAGGCGGTGCGCGAACGTTACGGTGGTGTTTGCGTGCTCAAGGGCTGCGGCACGATTGTCGCCACGCCGGACGGCCTGCACGTTTGCGATGCCGGCAATCCGGGCATGGCCAGCGGCGGCATGGGCGACGTGCTGACCGGCGTGATTGCCGGCCTGCTGGCGCAGGGGCTGTCAATCAGCGACGCCGCCAGGCACGGCGTGTGCGTGCACGCCGAGGCGGCGGATCAGGCGGCGGCACAGGGCGGCGAGCGTGGCATGCTGGCGACTGATCTCATGACCTGGCTCCGTCGGCTGGTCAATTGA
- the tsaE gene encoding tRNA (adenosine(37)-N6)-threonylcarbamoyltransferase complex ATPase subunit type 1 TsaE: MVIRSARAMESLGRRLAAVTAPGAVIFLQGELGAGKTTLVRGFLRALGVISAVKSPTYTLVEPYSTAAGPVMHVDLYRLKDPRELEYSGLRDHFNGETICLIEWPERGEGVLPVPDLRIGIDKQLGNTRALTLGAETIGGARSYAEFVSADKVKNT, translated from the coding sequence ATGGTGATTCGCTCGGCGCGGGCGATGGAGTCCCTCGGCCGGCGCCTGGCGGCGGTGACAGCGCCCGGCGCCGTCATTTTTCTGCAAGGCGAACTCGGTGCCGGCAAGACGACGCTGGTGCGCGGTTTTCTGCGGGCATTGGGCGTGATCTCGGCGGTGAAAAGCCCCACCTACACGCTGGTTGAGCCGTACTCGACCGCCGCCGGTCCGGTGATGCACGTCGATTTGTACCGCCTCAAGGATCCCCGGGAACTGGAGTACAGCGGCCTGCGCGATCATTTCAATGGCGAGACCATCTGCCTCATCGAATGGCCGGAGCGGGGTGAGGGTGTCTTGCCTGTTCCTGATTTGCGCATAGGAATCGACAAGCAGCTTGGAAATACGCGCGCGCTCACCCTCGGTGCAGAAACAATAGGTGGGGCAAGGAGTTATGCAGAATTTGTCTCTGCGGATAAAGTTAAAAATACTTGA